The Lutra lutra chromosome 10, mLutLut1.2, whole genome shotgun sequence genome contains a region encoding:
- the TSSC4 gene encoding protein TSSC4, producing the protein MSEAGAGEPLEAQQGTEVDALPADTASPSDSDSDVSLPGGAEMEALSPGVLPGEAQGDSDPDESSLSARGLRAAAVQPFQLRGTSSTFSWRSRNIFDCLEGTGGRVPPSVAQTGPGDKGGFPRPPAPASRPPGEDPGRASQSAAPPRLPPVPDYVAHPERWTKYSLENVAEVSEQSNRAAALAFLGSPSLAAPSDRVSSFNQDASSCGEGRVVFTKPARAGEARPERKRALKKAGGPGNPGAPGGEGPVELAHLAGPGSPEAEDWSSPQEGLQEVGVPQGAAHPSSAAGPPVAETVGFHGSRKRNRDHFRNKHSSPEAAGAEI; encoded by the coding sequence ATGtctgaggcaggggcaggagagcCCCTGGAAGCCCAGCAAGGGACAGAGGTCGACGCTCTGCCCGCGGACACCGCATCTCCCAGCGACTCAGACTCTGATGTCAGCCTGCCTGGCGGTGCTGAGATGGAAGCTCTGTCCCCGGGGGTGCTACCTGGCGAGGCCCAGGGGGACTCAGACCCCGATGAGTCCTCTTTGTCTGCGAGGGGCCTCCGCGCGGCCGCGGTGCAGCCGTTCCAGCTGAGGGGCACGAGCTCTACCTTCTCCTGGCGCAGCCGCAACATCTTCGACTGCCTGGAGGGCACAGGCGGGCGGGTGCCGCCCTCCGTGGCGCAGACTGGCCCGGGTGACAAGGGGGGCTTCCCACGGCCGCCGGCACCCGCAAGCCGGCCTCCAGGAGAGGACCCGGGCAGGGCCAGTCAGAGCGCTGCTCCTCCGAGGTTGCCCCCAGTCCCTGACTATGTGGCCCACCCTGAGCGCTGGACCAAGTACAGCCTGGAAAACGTGGCCGAGGTCAGCGAGCAGAGCAACCGGGCTGCTGCTCTGGCCTTCCTGGGCTCCCCGAGCCTGGCTGCCCCCAGCGACCGTGTGTCCTCTTTCAACCAGGATGCCTCTAGCTGCGGGGAGGGAAGAGTCGTCTTCACCAAACCCGCCCGAGCTGGCGAGGCCAGGCCTGAGAGGAAGAGGGCCCTGAAGAAGGCAGGAGGGCCTGGGAACCCGGGTGCCCCAGGGGGCGAGGGCCCCGTGGAGCTGGCCCACCTGGCCGGGCCTGGGAGCCCGGAGGCTGAGGACTGGAGCAGCCCCCAGGAGGGCCTTCAGGAAGTGGGCGTGCCGCAGGGGGCCGCCCACCCCAGCTCAGCGGCCGGGCCCCCCGTGGCGGAGACCGTTGGCTTCCATGGCAGCAGGAAGCGGAACAGAGACCACTTCCGGAACAAGCACAGCAGCCCTGAGGCCGCCGGCGCCGAGATCTGA
- the CD81 gene encoding CD81 antigen, producing MGVEGCTKCIKYLLFVFNFVFWLAGGVILGVALWLRHDPQTTNLLYLELGDRPAPNTFYVGIYILIAVGAVMMFVGFLGCYGAIQESQCLLGTFFTCLVILFACEVAAGIWGFVNKDQIAKDVKQFYDQALQQAVVDDDANNAKAVVKTFHETLNCCGSSTLTALTTSMLKNNLCPSGSSVISNFFKEDCHQKIDDLFSGKLYLIGIAAIVVAVIMIFEMILSMVLCCGIRNSSVY from the exons ATGGGGGTGGAGGGCTGCACCAAGTGCATCAAGTACCTGCTCTTCGTCTTCAATTTCGTCTTCTGG CTGGCCGGAGGCGTGATCCTGGGTGTGGCTCTGTGGCTGCGCCACGACCCGCAGACCACCAACCTCCTCTACCTGGAGCTCGGAGACAGGCCTGCACCCAACACCTTCTACGTAG GCATCTACATCCTCATTGCCGTGGGTGCCGTGATGATGTTCGTCGGGTTTCTGGGCTGCTACGGggccatccaggagtcccagtGCCTGCTGGGGACG TTCTTTACCTGCCTCGTCATCCTCTTTGCCTGTGAAGTAGCTGCGGGCATCTGGGGCTTTGTCAACAAAGACCAG atcgCCAAGGACGTGAAGCAGTTCTATGACCAGGCTTTGCAGCAGGCCGTGGTGGACGATGACGCCAACAACGCCAAGGCCGTGGTCAAGACCTTCCATGAGACG CTCAACTGCTGTGGCTCCAGCACGCTGACCGCGCTGACCACGTCCATGCTGAAGAACAACCTGTGTCCCTCGGGCAGCTCCGTCATCAGCAACTTCTTCAAG GAGGACTGCCACCAGAAGATCGATGACCTCTTCTCGGGGAAGCTGTACCTCATCGGCATCGCAGCCATCGTGGTTGCTGTGATCATG ATCTTCGAGATGATCCTGAGCATGGTGCTGTGCTGCGGCATCCGGAACAGCTCCGTGTACTGA